CCGACGACAGCCTGTCGGTGATGCGCGACTATGCCGGCCCGGCGGCACCGCTGCACACCGCCTATTCCTTCGCATTGCTGGGCCCCGAATTCGACCCGCGCACGGTGACCGGCGCCGTCGCGGCCTTTCATGCCGAGGGCGTCGGCAACCGGCCCGGCCGCGATGGCTGGCCCAGCTGGGCATTCAGCAACCACGATGTCGAGCGGGTGATGTCGCGCTGGGGCGGGCGCGATGCGCCGGCTGATTTCGCCAAGGCCCTGATCGCGCTGCTGTGTTCCCTGCGCGGCACGGTGTTTCTGTATCAGGGCGAGGAATTGGGGCTGCCCGAGGCAGATGTTCCCTACGAGCAGTTGAAAGACCCTTACGGGTTGAATTTCTTTCCGGATTTCGCCGGCCGCGATGGCTGCCGCACGCCGATGCCCTGGGATGACAGCGACCGCCATGCCGGATTCTCGACCGTCGACGGTTGGCTGCCGATCCCCAACGACCATCTGCGTCGCGCCGTGGGCGCACAGGCCGCCGATCCGGCATCGGTGCTGTCGTTTACCCGCCATTTCCTGCGCTGGCGCGCGGCGCGTCCGGCGCTGGTCAGTGGCGATATCGACATCGTGGCGGCCACCGAGGACGTGATCTGTGTTATCCGGACCCTCGACCGCCGCCGCCTGCTGGTCGCCATCGAGCTTGCCGGGCGCGGCGGATCGGTCGATCTTCCCGAGACGGTCGTTCAGGTCGAGGAAGATCATCATCTGGCGCTTGGCTGGGTGGAAGGCGACCGCATCATCCTGCCGCCATATGGCGCCGTCTTCGCCTGGCTTGAAGACCAGCTTGTGGCCTGATCCTGATGACCATGGCCCAGGCCGAAGGAGATCCCCCGATGAGTGACGCCACCACCGCCAGCGTCAGCGGCACCTGCCGATGCGGCTCCGTGACGATCGCGGCTGCCGGCCCGCCGCTGATCACCATGGCCTGCCATTGCCGGGAGTGCCAGCGTATGACCGGCAGCGCCTTTTCGCTGAGCAGTCTGTATCCCACCGACCACTTCCAGGTGACGGCAGGTGAGCCGGTGCCCTGCAAGGTGGGGGCACAGACCACCCATTATTTCTGCCCGCAATGCCACAGCTGGCTTTACAGCCAGCCGGTGGGCATGGAGCAACTGGTCAATATTCGCGCCACCCTTCTCGACGACGCGGCCGGCTTCCGTCCGTTCATGGAGGTGTATACCAGCGAGAAACTGCCCTGGGTCAATCTGCCGGCCAGCCACAGCTTCGAGAAATTCCCGCCGATGGACGCCTATCCGGCGCTGCTTGCCGAGTTTGCGGCAGCCTGATCACACCGGCCCGGCCCTGCATGGATCGCAGGGCTGGGCTCCTCCCGGCAATCTGGAATCGTGAATCGAAACATCGGATGATTGGATCAATCATCGATACCACCGGAGCAGCCCCTGATGTCCATGCCCGCCGCCATCAACCGCCGCAGTCTTGTCGACGCCGCGATCGAGGAGTTGCGCGCGCAGATCACCGAAGGCACCTGGGCGGTTGGTGGCCGGATTCCGCCGGAACCGGAACTGGCCCAGGCACTGGGGGTGGGGCGCGGCACGGTTCGTGAAGCCGTGCGGGCACTGGCCTATCTGGGCATGCTGGAGGTGCGCCAGGGCGACGGCACCTATGTGCGGGCAATGGCCGAACCTGGCCAGACGCTGCGCCGGGTGGCGCATGCCGGCCATCGCGATCATCTTGAACTGCGTGCGGCGCTGGAGATCGAGGCCGCACGGCTGGCGGCACTGCGCTGCACGCCCGCGGCATTGGCGCGGATCGATGCGGCCCTGGCGCTGCGCGGCTCGATCGAGCCGGCGCCATCGGATCCTGTCGCCTTCGACATCTATATCGACCACGACATCGCCTTTCATGTGGCGGTGGCCGAGGCCGGCGGCAATGCGGCGCTGGCTGAACTCTATTGCTGGTTCACCGAACAGTTGCGGCGCTATCTGCGCCTGTCTCTGGCCGATCGCACCCTGCCCGAGCCCAGCCTTGCGGCGCATGTGGCGGTACGCGATGCCATTGCCGCCCGCGACCCTGATGCCGCCGCACAGGCCGCACGCGACCTGCTGGCGCCGGTGGTGACCACGGTTGAACAACGTCTGGCGGCAACGATGCCGCCTGCCCACACCTCTTCCCCCCCGTCCCGGACCCGTTCCATCGAGGAGCCGCAGTCGTGAATGCGCCGTCCCCCCATCGGCATGCAGGTCGTCCGGTTCAGGACGCGCCATCAGCCACCACACCACGACCGGCAGCGCCCATGACCGCCGTGCTTCTGGTCGTGGCCATCGTGCTGGTGGCCTTGAACCTGCGGCCGGCCCTGACCAGCATCGGGCCGCTGCTCGGCACGGTCTCGGCGGCGCTGGGCATCAGTTCGGTCACCGCCAGTCTGGTCACGACGCTGCCGGTGCTGTGTCTGGGCGCGTTCGGACCGGTGGCACCGCTTCTGGCGCGCCGGATGGGGCTGCCGGCGGCGGCCGTGGTCGGGTTGGTGATGATCGCGATCGGCGTGGTTCTGCGCGGCTTTCTGGGCGCGCCCGGCCTGTTTGCTGGATCGCTGATGGCGGGTGCCGGCATCGGGATCACCGGCGTGCTGCTGCCCGGCGTGGTGAAGCAGGCCTTTCCCGAACGGGCCGGCCTGCTGACCGGCATCTATACCATGGCGCTGTGCGGTGGTGCCGCGGTCGCGGCCGGGCTGACCGCGCCGATCGCCGAGGCATCGGGCAGCTGGACGCTGGCGCTCGGGGTCTGGGCGGTGCCGGCGATTGTGGCGGCACTGGTGTGGTGGCCATCGGCCCGCCATCTCGACACACGCTCGGGCCATCGTCCCGCCGCCGGTACCCGGCTGCTGGCCTCGCCGCTGGCCTGGTCGATCACGCTCTATATGGGCCTGCAAAGCTCACTCGCCTATTCGGTGTTCGGCTGGCTGCCCAGCATCCTTCAGGATCGCGGCGTCAGCGTCGTGACCTCGGGGCTGGTGGTGTCGATGTCGTTGCTGGTGCAGACGGCAAGCGCGCTGGTGGTGCCGATGATCGCCGCCCGGCGGCGCAACCAGCAGGTCTGGGTGTTGGTCATCATGGGTGCCACGCTGGCCGGTATCCTGGGCATGATGTGGGGGCCGATCGCCACCATGTGGCCCTGGGCGGTGGTGCTTGGCATCGGCCAGGGGGGCAGCTTCTCGCTGGCACTGGTGATGATCGTGCTGCGTGCCGGCGACGCGATGACCGCGGCCCGGATGTCGGGCATGGCGCAGAGCGTCGGCTATACGCTGGCGGCGCTGGGTCCGCTCGCCATCGGCATGATGCACGAAATAACCGGCGGCTGGGACAGTGTCGGCTGGTTGTTGACCGGCATCGGTCTGGTGGCATTGGTTGCCGGTCTTTATGCCGCGCGTGATCGCACGCTCTGAACCTTTACGCGAAGGTAAGCTGTCATTTATTACCGCTGATACAGGTTGCCAACTTCATGACCTGTCGCGCAAGATTGGCGCGGCGCCGGCATGGCCGGGCGCGGCACTCTGGCGAATGAGGCGATGATGCGCGAGGCGGATGGCAGGGCCCAAGGGCACGAGAATGCGTATCTGGCACAGGGGCTGATCGGGCGCAGCGGCACGCTGGTCTATATCGTCGGCATCCTGACGATCCTGCTGGTGGTGCCATTGCTGGCCGCGCAGGTGATCGGCCCGATCCAGATGAAGCTGATCAGCACCTTCGGGCCGCCGGATGCCACCGTCAACCTGTTCGCCACCAAGGCCAATATCGCCGGCTTTCTGATCTGGATGGCGATGTTCCCGATCTGGATTCTGGGCGTGTTTCTGGTGGTGCGGCTGCTGAACGCCCGGCCCTTCCTGACCCTGATTTCGCCTGAGCGCCAATACAATCTGCGGTTGATCGCCAAGGCGTTCATCATCTATCTGCCGATCGTGCAGGCGTCATCGCTGGCCGGCATGTGGTTGCAGGGATCACCGATCGATCTGGAACTGGCCTTCGAGCCCGCCGGCTGGGTGGCCGGGCTGGTGTTGGGCGGTTTCCTGTATCTGATTCAGGCGACATCGGATGAACTGGTGTTCCGTGCCTATCCGCTTCAGGGGCTCTATGCCGGCATCGGCCGCCCGGTTGTGGCGGCCGTCGGCGCGTCGGTGATTTTCGCGGCCTATCATTACAGCCCGAACAACACGCCGATGGTTTATGTCAGCCTGTTCGTGGCCGGGTTGTTCGCGGCGGCGCTGACCGTGAAGGCCCAGCGGCTGGAGCCGGCGATCGGCGTGCATCTGGCCAACAACATGGCGTTGTTCTCGATCATCCAGAACCCTGAAGTCACGCCGGCCGAGCCGATCTGGCGGCTGATGACGCCGGCCGGGATGTCGTGGTGGATGGTCGCCACCGCGATCGCCGCAGCCCTGATCTTCTGGGTGGTGTTTTTCCGGCTGGCCGGCGGTGTGAAGAGGGCCAGAACGTGAAGAGTATCAGAGCCTGAGCGCGCCGGCGCCGGTTGACCGGCGCCGGCCGTTCCGGCCAAGGGCTGGTCAGTCCGTTTGCCGGGCCTGTTCGGCCTCCATGGCCTTGCGCAGGCTCAGTGGCCGCATGTCGGTCCACACCTCGTCGATATAGGCCAGGCATTCGGCCTTGGGGCCCGACTTGCCGACCTTGTTCCAGCCAAGCGGCGTTTCGCGATCGGCCGGCCAGATCGAATACTGCTCTTCGTGATTGACCACGACCTCATAGATCGTCGTGTCTTCGGTATCATCCCAGCTCATCGGATCATCTCCCGGATCTTGGGGGCGGTTGACAAGGTCATGCGGTTGACACGGTCACGTGGCCGGGGCCGCCGTGACCGGGATGTGCCAGCAGGCGGTCGATCACCGCTGCCAGCCGGTCGACATGGGGTGGAAACACCATCGTGTCGTGCCGTCCGGGCACAGTCTCGACCGCCGGCATGCGGCCCAGCCGTGCAGCCCAACCACAGGATGGATCGGCACCGGCCAGAGATGCAAGCTCCGGTGTCAGCGCCTCGGCCGCGCGCAGGAAGGTGAGCGGGCCGTCATAATGGCCAAGCTCGGCCTCGCGCGCCAGCCGACCCGAAATCCGGCACAAGGCCAGCAGCCGGTCGACCGTGCCTTCGGCGTCATGGGCGGGCAGGGCGCCGGCCGCGACCGCACGGGCGGCGACCAGGGCTACCCGCCGGGCATGATCCAGCGGTTCCAGCTCGGCCTCGATTACGGCGAGGCCGGCCAGACCGGCCAGATAGGCGAGAAAGGCCTCGTCGCGGCGATAGCGGTCTTCCACCCGGGGCACGTGTTCGGGCGGGAAGGTATCGAGCAGCGCCAGCACCGCCACCGTCTCGCCATCGGCCTGAAGCGTCGCCGCGATTTCATGGGCGACATGCCCGCCGAACGACCAGCCGATCAGATGATACGGCCCGTGCGGCTGCACCCGGCGGACGGCGGCGATATAGGCCTGCGCCATCTGGGCCAGCGTTTCATGCGGCGCCTCGCCCGGTTCGACACCGGCTGCCTGAAGCCCGTAAACCGGGCGGCCGGGTGCCAGGCGCTGCACCAGCGGCGCATAACAGAACACGGTCCCGCCGCCGGGTGGCAGGCAGAACACCGGCAGGCCCCGGCCGGCGCGGCGCAAGGGCACCAATCCGGCGCCCGGCGCATCATGACCGGCGCCATCCGGCTGCCCATGGCGGCGGAGATGGTCGGCCATGTCGCGAACGGTGCCGGCACGCATCAGCAGGTCCAGCGGCACCGCCTGCCCGAAACGCGCCTTGACCTCTGCCACCAGCCGCACCCCCAGCAGCGAATGGCCGCCCAGGGCAAAGAAATCCTCGTCGACGCCGATCGGCGCGGTGCCGAGCATGGCTTCCCAGATCTCGACCAGCGTTGCCTCCAGGCGGTCGGCCGGCAGGCTGCGGGGCCGATCCTGACGAGCGGTGCCGGCGGTATCCGGCACGGGCAGGGATTTGCGGTCGATCTTGCCCGAGGCGGTGAGCGGCATCCGCTCGACCACCATCACGGATGCCGGCACCATCGGCCCCGGCAGCACGCTGCGCGCCAGGGTGCGCAGCCGGTCGGCCAGGGCGGCATCGCGGCGCCGGGCCAGCGGGTCGTTGGTCAACGATGGCCGGTTGCCCGTGTCGCGCGGGCGCGGCTGGCGGATCCAGGCGCGCAGATGCGGGCCTTGGGCGGCGCCCATCTGGTCGAACAGGGCATCCATCGCCGCCGGGTCGCCTGAGGCGGCCGGCGCCAGCCGCAGCGGCCGGCCCAGCCGTTCGGCGATCTGCCACAGCATTTCGGGGTCCATCGCCACCAGGCCGGTGTTGCCGCGTGTGTCGATAAGGCCCAGGCCCTGAGCCAGCGCGCAATCATCGACCAGCCGGGCATTGGGAATGCCGGTGATCTCGATGGCGCCGGTGGTCTCGGCGAGCCGGCGCTCAAGCGCGCCGATAGCCGCCAGACTGTCCCAGCCATAGCGGCTGTCGATGGCAATGGCATCCGGCGTGCTGCCGAAAACCAGGGCGACGTCATAGCGGAAGCGCACCAGTTCGTTGTCGTCCGCCCCCCGCTTCAATGCGATCTCGACATGGGCGAGGCCGGGCAGCCGGCCGGTCAGGCCATGGAACCAGGCCGGGTCGAGCATCAGTTCCTCGTCGGCCAGAACCGCCTGCGTCACCGCCCGGGCACGGGCGGCATCGGCCGGGCCGGGCTGGCTGTGGGCCAGCACCGAGGCGTGGAAGGCCGCTGCCAGCCCATGATCGCGGATATCGCCGATAAAGGCGGCCCCCCGGCCTGCGAGCGCCTCGCCGATCCGCGTCAGCACCTGCAGCAGATGGTCGGGACCGGGGAAATACTGTGCGACCGAATTCATCACCACCAGATCGGCTGTAACGCCATCCAGCGGCAAGGGGTCGGCTGCTTCCTGCCGCAACAGACGGATCGGTGCTGCGGTTGTGCCGGATGCCGCGCGAACCGCAAGCCGCGCCTCCAGCCCGGCCAGGGTCGCGGCCGAAAAATCGGTGCCGAGACACGACGCCACATGCTCGGCCAGCGGGTCCAGCAGCAGCCCGGCACCGCAGCCGATTTCCACCAGATGCGGCGGATGTGCCGCCGGGAACAGCCGGCGGATGGCGGCGACCGTCTGGTCGCGCCAGCGGCGCATCTCGGCCGCCGGTATCGCGCGGCCGGTATAGCTGCTGTTCCAGCCGGCGAACAGGGCGTCGTCGTCGGCCGGATCAGCGATGCCGCTGTCGGCGCCGGCCGTATCCGCCGGTCCGGCGGTTTCATAAAGCGCCCGCCATTCGGCCACGCGGTCGCGGGCAAGGACGGCATCGCCTTGCGGGTCGGCGCCCGGCCGCCGGGTCACCCAGGCGACCAGCCGCCGGTCGGCGATCCCGTCCATATCCCGGCCGGCAGGGCTGATCTCGGGGAAGAGCCGCCGATAGAACGGCGTCGCCCGGAAATCGGCGGCACCACCCGGGGCCGGATGATTGGGGCTGGTGGCATCGAAGTGCTCCACGTCGCCATCCGGGGTCTCGATCCGGCCGGTCAGGTGGAAGTCCGGGTTGATACCATTGGCATGCAGCCGCCGGTCGATGGTCAGATATATGCGGGTGCCGGCGGTGACCTTGCGGCCATCGCCGAAAGCCGGCAGGAACACCGGCAGCCAGCAGCAGATCTCGCCCAGCGTGTCCATCACCACATCAGGCCGGGCATGCAGGTTCAGCCAGACCAACAGGCCCGTGAGATGACCATCGCGGGTGGCGGTCAGCACCAGATCGTGACGGCTTTCGGTCGCGACCGGCCCGGCATGGTCCAGATCCTCGAACACGCCGGCGTCGGTCAGCAGGTCGCCATGGGTCAGGCCCTTGATGCACAGCCTGAGGTCGAAGGCGCCGCCGCGATCCTGGAA
The Tistrella bauzanensis DNA segment above includes these coding regions:
- a CDS encoding MbtH family protein is translated as MSWDDTEDTTIYEVVVNHEEQYSIWPADRETPLGWNKVGKSGPKAECLAYIDEVWTDMRPLSLRKAMEAEQARQTD
- a CDS encoding alpha-amylase family glycosyl hydrolase yields the protein MQWWRGAIIYQIYPRSFQDTNGDGIGDLPGVTRRLSHLASLGVDALWISPFFKSPMVDFGYDIEDYREVDPLFGTIEDFDALLAEAHRLGLKVVIDMVLSHTSQRHRWFQESRRSRENARADWYVWADPRPDGTPPNNWLSMFGGSAWTWEPRRRQYYLHNFLPEQPDLNLHLRAVQDALLDECRFWLNRGVDGFRLDACNCLTHDLDLRDNPVRPAGMAPTEAVRPSNPYNYQMHVYNKSRPETLEFLGRLRALTDEYGDILLIAEIAADDSLSVMRDYAGPAAPLHTAYSFALLGPEFDPRTVTGAVAAFHAEGVGNRPGRDGWPSWAFSNHDVERVMSRWGGRDAPADFAKALIALLCSLRGTVFLYQGEELGLPEADVPYEQLKDPYGLNFFPDFAGRDGCRTPMPWDDSDRHAGFSTVDGWLPIPNDHLRRAVGAQAADPASVLSFTRHFLRWRAARPALVSGDIDIVAATEDVICVIRTLDRRRLLVAIELAGRGGSVDLPETVVQVEEDHHLALGWVEGDRIILPPYGAVFAWLEDQLVA
- a CDS encoding FadR/GntR family transcriptional regulator gives rise to the protein MSMPAAINRRSLVDAAIEELRAQITEGTWAVGGRIPPEPELAQALGVGRGTVREAVRALAYLGMLEVRQGDGTYVRAMAEPGQTLRRVAHAGHRDHLELRAALEIEAARLAALRCTPAALARIDAALALRGSIEPAPSDPVAFDIYIDHDIAFHVAVAEAGGNAALAELYCWFTEQLRRYLRLSLADRTLPEPSLAAHVAVRDAIAARDPDAAAQAARDLLAPVVTTVEQRLAATMPPAHTSSPPSRTRSIEEPQS
- a CDS encoding GFA family protein, which codes for MSDATTASVSGTCRCGSVTIAAAGPPLITMACHCRECQRMTGSAFSLSSLYPTDHFQVTAGEPVPCKVGAQTTHYFCPQCHSWLYSQPVGMEQLVNIRATLLDDAAGFRPFMEVYTSEKLPWVNLPASHSFEKFPPMDAYPALLAEFAAA
- a CDS encoding CynX/NimT family MFS transporter → MTAVLLVVAIVLVALNLRPALTSIGPLLGTVSAALGISSVTASLVTTLPVLCLGAFGPVAPLLARRMGLPAAAVVGLVMIAIGVVLRGFLGAPGLFAGSLMAGAGIGITGVLLPGVVKQAFPERAGLLTGIYTMALCGGAAVAAGLTAPIAEASGSWTLALGVWAVPAIVAALVWWPSARHLDTRSGHRPAAGTRLLASPLAWSITLYMGLQSSLAYSVFGWLPSILQDRGVSVVTSGLVVSMSLLVQTASALVVPMIAARRRNQQVWVLVIMGATLAGILGMMWGPIATMWPWAVVLGIGQGGSFSLALVMIVLRAGDAMTAARMSGMAQSVGYTLAALGPLAIGMMHEITGGWDSVGWLLTGIGLVALVAGLYAARDRTL
- a CDS encoding CPBP family intramembrane glutamic endopeptidase produces the protein MAGRGTLANEAMMREADGRAQGHENAYLAQGLIGRSGTLVYIVGILTILLVVPLLAAQVIGPIQMKLISTFGPPDATVNLFATKANIAGFLIWMAMFPIWILGVFLVVRLLNARPFLTLISPERQYNLRLIAKAFIIYLPIVQASSLAGMWLQGSPIDLELAFEPAGWVAGLVLGGFLYLIQATSDELVFRAYPLQGLYAGIGRPVVAAVGASVIFAAYHYSPNNTPMVYVSLFVAGLFAAALTVKAQRLEPAIGVHLANNMALFSIIQNPEVTPAEPIWRLMTPAGMSWWMVATAIAAALIFWVVFFRLAGGVKRART